AAGATGGTGCACTTCAAGATGATCGACAGGGGCATCCCGAGGGAGGGCTACAAGGTTTACGCGAACAGTGAGCTCATCGGCGAGGTCACCAGCGGGACCCTCTCACCTCTGCTTGGAATCGGCATAGGAATAGCCTTCGTTAAAACGGAGTACGCCAAGCCAGGCGTTGAGTTGGAGATAGAGATAAGGGGTAAGCCCAAGAAGGCCGTGACCGTTGCTCCGCCCTTCTACGACCCCAAGAAATACGGGGCCTTCAGGGAGGAGTGAGGTTTTTATTCCCTTTTCCCCATCTTTCCTCATGTCCCGCAAGCACGCGATCGGAGCCGTTCTCCTGTGGGCAACAGTTGCGAGCGCCTTCAAGCTCTCACTGCGCTACATGAGCCCGCTCCAGCTCCTGTTCTACGCGTCTCTAACCTCGCTCATACTCTTCGGCCTCCTCTACGCGAGGGAATTCTCCCCCCGGAGGGAAAACCTCCGCTCGGCATATCTCGGCCTGATAAATCCGCTCCTCTACTACACCGTGCTCTTCTCGGCCTATGATCGCCTGCCCGCCCAGGAGGCGCAGGCGCTCAACTACACATGGCCCCTGGCCCTGGTTCTCCTCTCGATTCCCCTCCTGGGAAGGAGGCCCGGGGCGAGGACGGTGTTCGGCCTGTTCCTCGGCTTTTTCGGGGCCATCGTTGTCGCGACGAAAGGAGACGTTACGGGACTGAGCTTCACCGATCCACTCGGCGTTGCCCTCGGCCTGGGGAGTGCGCTCATCTGGGCGAGCTACTGGCTTCTCAATCTGCGCGACGAGAGGCCCCTCGTCGAAAAGATGTTCTGGAACTTCCTCTTCGGCTTCGCCTACGTCTCCATCGTTGTGGTCGCGATGGATAGGTCCGCCATCCCCCCCGTGGAAGGCCTGGCCGGCGCGGTCTACGTCGGCCTGTTCGAGATGGGGATCACGTTCCTCCTCTGGTACCGGGCCGTTGAGGATGACATGGCATTCGCATCCAATCTGGCCTACCTGGTGCCGTTCCTCAGCCTGTTCTTCATCTCGGTCGTCGTCGGGGAGAGCATAGCCCCGGCAACGGTGATCGGGCTGGCGATGATAATGGGCGGCATCATCATCGGGAAGAGATAGCAAAACTTATAAACTCGGCTTGGGTAGGTTAAGCCGGATGGGGGCGTGGTGTAGCCTGGTCCATCATCGCGGGCTCCAGAGGTATGAAGACTTGCGGGTTTGCTGATTGGGGATGAGCCTTTGGAGCTCTGACCCGGAGAAACCCGCGGACCGG
The Thermococcus radiotolerans genome window above contains:
- a CDS encoding DMT family transporter — translated: MSRKHAIGAVLLWATVASAFKLSLRYMSPLQLLFYASLTSLILFGLLYAREFSPRRENLRSAYLGLINPLLYYTVLFSAYDRLPAQEAQALNYTWPLALVLLSIPLLGRRPGARTVFGLFLGFFGAIVVATKGDVTGLSFTDPLGVALGLGSALIWASYWLLNLRDERPLVEKMFWNFLFGFAYVSIVVVAMDRSAIPPVEGLAGAVYVGLFEMGITFLLWYRAVEDDMAFASNLAYLVPFLSLFFISVVVGESIAPATVIGLAMIMGGIIIGKR